The following are encoded together in the Phaseolus vulgaris cultivar G19833 chromosome 9, P. vulgaris v2.0, whole genome shotgun sequence genome:
- the LOC137820950 gene encoding protein SMALL AUXIN UP-REGULATED RNA 51-like, translating to MAFRKSGKLPQAALIKQILKRCSSLGRKDDHGLRLDVPKGHFVVYVGENRSRYIVPISFLSRPEFQTLLHQAEEEFGFDHEKGLTIPCEEDVFESLTSMLR from the coding sequence ATGGCTTTCAGAAAATCAGGTAAACTCCCACAAGCAGCACTCATCAAGCAAATCCTCAAGAGGTGTTCCAGCTTAGGGAGAAAAGACGATCATGGCCTACGCTTGGACGTGCCCAAGGGTCACTTTGTTGTGTACGTCGGAGAAAACAGAAGCAGATATATAGTTCCAATTTCCTTCCTAAGTCGCCCTGAGTTCCAAACGCTCCTCCACCAGGCAGAAGAAGAGTTCGGCTTCGATCACGAAAAGGGTCTCACCATTCCATGCGAAGAAGACGTTTTTGAGTCTCTCACCTCCATGCTCCGATGA
- the LOC137820671 gene encoding uncharacterized protein, with amino-acid sequence MSSPSSSSSSSSSSLSDQRIPIPSAVHHFQTLISLKLTDENFLVWKQQVSATLRGLQLMHFLDGTVVPFEFLNQNNRTVANPAYCTYQQQDQLLVAWLLASMSSSLLTKMVGLDSSAAIWGRLLTHFISHTHAMVKKFRLLLKTPKNDKSITTYITDIKKIVDSLVSVGSPLSTADHVDAILDGLSADYDSFITSILSRQDPYTVDDLEALLLAQEERFERHKLARDSIL; translated from the coding sequence atgtcttctccttcttcttcctcttcctcttcttcttcttccctcTCTGACCAGCGCATACCCATTCCTTCTGCTGTCCACCATTTTCAAACTCTTATCTCCCTCAAACTCACCGATGAAAACTTTCTTGTATGGAAACAACAGGTAAGTGCTACTCTACGTGGTCTTCAGCTTATGCATTTCTTGGATGGCACTGTCGTTCCTTTTGAGTTTCTGAATCAAAACAACCGCACCGTGGCCAATCCTGCGTATTGCACCTATCAGCAACAAGATCAACTTCTTGTAGCCTGGCTTCTTGCTTCCATGTCCTCCTCTCTTTTAACCAAAATGGTGGGTCTGGATTCTTCTGCTGCAATCTGGGGACGTCTGCTCACTCATTTTATATCACACACCCATGCCATGGTCAAGAAGTTTCGCCTTCTCCTAAAAACTCCAAAGAATGATAAATCTATCACCACATACATCACTGATATAAAGAAAATTGTTGATTCACTTGTTTCTGTTGGTTCCCCCTTGTCCACTGCAGACCATGTCGATGCCATTCTTGACGGGCTCTCTGCAGATTACGATAGTTTCATCACTTCCATTCTTTCTCGTCAAGACCCATACACGGTAGACGATCTTGAAGCCCTTCTGCTTGCGCAAGAAGAACGTTTTGAAAGGCACAAGTTGGCGCGTGACTCCATTCTTTAG
- the LOC137820672 gene encoding uncharacterized mitochondrial protein AtMg00810-like: MDLLRRTNMHAAKPLPTPMQTNLRLQKDASFAMHDPSMFHSVVGVLQYVLITHPELSYAVNKVCQFMHSPQDHHWKVDKWILRYVAGTHTHGLILQPNPSPTICAFSDANWGSDVDDRKSTIGYCVYYGRNLIACVESSVIKSFEEFKS; the protein is encoded by the coding sequence ATGGATTTGCTTCGTCGCACTAACATGCATGCTGCCAAACCTCTTCCTACACCCATGCAAACCAACCTTCGCCTCCAAAAGGATGCTTCCTTTGCCATGCACGATCCATCTATGTTCCACTCCGTTGTCGGTGTCCTACAATATGTGCTCATTACTCATCCTGAACTATCCTATGCTGTAAACAAGGTGTGCCAATTCATGCATAGCCCACAAGATCATCATTGGAAAGTTGATAAATGGATTCTTCGATACGTAGCCGGTACTCACACTCATGGTCTGATTCTTCAACCCAACCCCTCTCCAACTATATGTGCCTTCAGTGATGCTAATTGGGGCAGCGATGTAGATGACCGCAAATCTACCATAGGCTACTGCGTTTACTATGGTCGCAACCTCATTGCatgtgttgaatcaagtgtgatcaaaagctttgaagaattcaaatcctag